In one Phycisphaerae bacterium genomic region, the following are encoded:
- a CDS encoding DUF1571 domain-containing protein, whose amino-acid sequence MFGIARAPFESRRLSPTGRSRLLPTGHDGKRTIAGRSFYHGLASVASVLILTTPLSAPSVHSPSQGVTAPASSAEATVEPSMIAPAEDPVTLLERGLAWHDANVRDYQGVFAYREQKDGQLGEPVACRFRFRLEPFSLYMEWIYGAGRVDKLLYVEGQNDGKMIVHPTGLIGLVVPSAAVHPDGKEARKSSSHSITEFGLRTVLAKVLRSFREAAEEDSSTYRRLGLRRLDNREVLTLTKTDGSGTLTVDLDPQTLLPVRTVKHDADGQLFSIYEFKELRFNQGVDESAFARESCGL is encoded by the coding sequence ATGTTCGGTATCGCCAGAGCCCCGTTCGAGAGTCGCCGGTTGTCGCCGACGGGTCGATCCAGGCTGCTGCCCACCGGACACGATGGGAAAAGGACGATCGCGGGACGATCGTTCTACCACGGTCTGGCTTCGGTGGCCAGCGTGCTGATCCTGACGACACCGCTCTCGGCCCCGTCGGTGCACTCTCCAAGCCAAGGTGTGACCGCGCCAGCATCCTCGGCTGAGGCGACCGTCGAGCCATCGATGATCGCCCCGGCCGAGGATCCCGTCACCCTGCTGGAACGGGGCCTGGCGTGGCACGACGCGAACGTCCGCGATTACCAGGGCGTGTTTGCCTATCGCGAGCAGAAGGACGGGCAACTGGGCGAGCCGGTAGCGTGCCGGTTCCGGTTCCGTCTCGAACCGTTCAGTCTTTACATGGAGTGGATATACGGCGCAGGCCGAGTGGACAAGCTGTTGTACGTCGAAGGACAGAATGACGGCAAGATGATCGTTCATCCCACCGGCCTCATCGGTCTGGTCGTCCCATCGGCCGCGGTGCACCCAGACGGGAAAGAGGCGAGAAAAAGCTCCTCGCACTCGATCACCGAATTTGGCCTGCGGACGGTCCTGGCCAAGGTACTACGCAGCTTTCGCGAGGCCGCCGAGGAGGACAGTTCCACATACAGGCGCCTCGGCCTGCGCCGTCTTGACAACCGGGAAGTCCTGACGCTGACCAAGACCGACGGTTCGGGCACGCTGACGGTCGACCTGGACCCGCAGACGCTGCTGCCGGTCCGCACGGTCAAGCATGACGCCGACGGGCAGCTCTTCTCGATCTACGAGTTCAAGGAACTGCGGTTCAACCAGGGCGTCGACGAGAGCGCCTTCGCCCGCGAATCATGCGGGCTTTGA
- a CDS encoding LysE family transporter: protein MLLFLLQAAAVSLSGVLAPGPVTAATIAAGTRSRHAGILVALGHGVVEFPLMLLILLGVGAVFKHEGVKIAIGLVGGGFLIHLGIQMIRDLRKIGDASYQPAARGAVWTGILLSGGNPYFLLWWATVGLALATKASEFGVLAFALFALVHWLCDLVWLEVLSWTSFRGSKLFSGRVQRIVLILCAGTMLFFGGFFIHDAVSKLLSFR from the coding sequence ATGTTGTTGTTTCTGCTTCAGGCGGCGGCGGTCTCGCTGTCCGGCGTCCTGGCGCCCGGTCCGGTGACCGCAGCCACGATCGCGGCTGGGACACGCTCGCGGCACGCGGGGATTCTGGTCGCGCTGGGCCACGGCGTCGTCGAGTTCCCGCTAATGCTGCTGATCCTGCTGGGCGTCGGCGCGGTCTTCAAGCACGAGGGCGTCAAGATCGCCATCGGCCTGGTGGGCGGAGGCTTCCTGATCCACCTGGGCATCCAGATGATCCGAGACCTCCGGAAGATCGGCGACGCGTCGTATCAGCCGGCGGCCCGCGGAGCGGTCTGGACGGGAATCCTCCTTTCCGGAGGCAATCCGTATTTTCTGTTGTGGTGGGCCACGGTCGGCTTGGCCCTGGCGACCAAGGCGTCGGAGTTCGGCGTGCTTGCGTTCGCCTTGTTCGCTCTGGTCCACTGGCTCTGCGACCTGGTGTGGCTGGAAGTCCTTTCGTGGACGAGCTTTCGCGGCTCCAAGCTGTTCAGCGGCCGAGTCCAGCGGATTGTTTTGATCCTCTGCGCCGGCACCATGTTGTTCTTTGGCGGATTCTTCATCCATGACGCCGTCTCCAAACTCCTGTCGTTCCGATAG